The following coding sequences lie in one Paramormyrops kingsleyae isolate MSU_618 chromosome 15, PKINGS_0.4, whole genome shotgun sequence genomic window:
- the LOC140578474 gene encoding uncharacterized protein translates to MEELQRQFEALQAKVAEQTARLGEQAALLDQARQDQREALGMAKAVIEQQSKTTAALYIPRERKCSDFTGSTSPGELCVEEWIASMKSCFKIARVPEEDKIELLRQHLKGEAKMTVKFMLSGDTTDVEEVFKVLEETYGDKVPIGTRLKDFYDRKQLIGEKIRAYAYDLQEKLCKLKQRDPGRLPDPDKMLKEQFVLGLRDDFLRREMKRQEKAQPTQTFLELMHAAITWSEEEEVPAAGAAKGQVRGAVHATIAENASSPLTLKVLHEAVQKLAARQEELFEMVCGRERIGPPGRMRGPPLRDDGGRLICYTCNRPGHTSRVCQQGERTRHRVKMAALNTTEVGQVEDNMQSPGGSPPAGVRTVTGMKPQQQ, encoded by the exons ATGGAAGAGTTACAAAGGCAGTTTGAGGCCCTTCAGGCCAAAGTTGCAGAGCAGACGGCTCGGCTAGGGGAGCAGGCAGCGCTCCTGGATCAGGCTAGGCAGGATCAGAGGGAGGCACTGGGTATGGCGAAGGCTGTTATTGAGCAACAGTCCAAGACCACAGCAGCCTTGTACATTCCAAGAGAGAGGAAATGTTCGGATTTCACTGGCAGTACATCCCCAGGTGAACTATGCGTGGAGGAGTGGATAGCCTCCATGAAGTCCTGCTTCAAGATAGCCAGGGTGCCTGAAGAGGACAAAATAGAGCTGCTCAGACAACATCTCAAGGGTGAGGCAAAGATGACTGTTAAATTCATGTTGAGTGGAGATACCACTGATGTGGAAGAAGTCTTTAAGGTTCTGGAAGAGACATATGGGGATAAGGTCCCTATTGGTACCCGGCTTAAGGACTTTTACGATAGGAAGCAGTTGATCGGGGAGAAGATTCGTGCCTATGCGTATGACCTCCAGGAAAAGCTGTGTAAACTGAAACAGCGGGACCCAGGGCGTCTCCCAGATCCTGATAAAATGTTAAAAGAACAGTTTGTACTTGGCCTCAGGGATGATTTCTTGCGTCGTGAAATGAAGAGGCAAGAGAAGGCGCAACCGACCCAGACTTTCCTTGAACTCATGCATGCTGCCATTACATGGTCAGAAGAGGAGGAGGTCCCTGCAGCTGGTGCGGCTAAGGGCCAGGTGAGAGGAGCCGTTCATGCTACGATTGCTGAGAATGCATCTTCCCCGCTGACGCTTAAGGTTCTTCATGAAGCTGTACAAAAGTTAGCTGCCCGCCAAGAGGAACTCTTCGAGATGGTGTGTGGCAGAGAGCGGATTGGGCCTCCTGGTAGGATGAGAGGGCCACCACTAAGGGATGATGGAGGAAGACTTATTTGCTACACTTGCAACCGACCAGGCCACACCAGTCGCGTATGTCAACAAGGTGAGCGGACAAGACACAGGGTGAAGATGGCAGCCCTTAATACGACAGAAGTGGGCCAGGTTGAGGATAACATGCAAAGCCCTGGTGGCTCACCTCCTGCTGGAGTCAGAACAGTGACAGGG ATGAAGCCGCAGCAGCAGTAG